The following DNA comes from Oncorhynchus clarkii lewisi isolate Uvic-CL-2024 chromosome 22, UVic_Ocla_1.0, whole genome shotgun sequence.
tgggtcagtcatgctgtggggtggcatttctttggggggccgcacagcaatccatgtgctcgccagaggtagcctgactgccattaggtaccgatatgagatcctcagaccccttgtgagaccatatgctggtgtggttggctctgggttcctcctaatgcaagacaatgctagacctcatgtggctggagtgtgtcagcagttcctgcaagaggaaggcattgatgctatggactggcccgcccgttccccagacctgaatccaattgagcacatgtctcactccatccaccaacgccacgttgcaccacagactgtccaggagttggcggatgctttagtccaggtctgggaggagatccctcaggagaccatccgccacctcatcaggagcatgcccaggcgttgtagggaggtcatacaggcacgtggaggccacacacacacactactgggcCTCATTCTGACTTGTtgtaaggacattacatcaaagttgcatcagcctgtagtgtggttttccactttaattttgagtgtgactccaaatccagacctccatgggttgataaatttgatttccattgataatttgtgtgattttgttgtcagcacattcaactatgtaaagaatacagtatttaataagaatatttcattcattcagatctaggatgtgttattttagtgttccctttatttttttgagcagtgtatatacacacacacacacacacacacacacagtggggcaaaaaagtatttagtcagcaaccaattgtgcaagttctcccgcttaaaaatatgagagaggcctgtaatttatcataggtacacttcaactatgacagacaaaatgagaaaaaaaatccagaaaatcacattgaaggatttttaatgaatttatttgcaaattatggtggaaaataagtatttggtcacctacaaacaagcaagatttggctctcacagacctgtaacttcttcaagaggctcctctgtcctccactcgttacctgtattaatggcacctgtttgaacttgttatcagtataaaagacacctgtccacaacctcaaacagtcacactccaaactccactatggccaagaccaaagagctgtcaaggacaccagaaacaaaattgtagacctgcaccaggttgggaagactgaatctgcaataggtaagcagcttggtttgaagaaatcaactgtgggagcaattattaggaaatggaagacatacaagaccactgataatctccctcgatatgcagccccacgcaagatctcaccccgtggggtcaaaatgatcacaagaacggtgagcaaaaatcccagaaccacacggggggacctagtgaatgacctgcagagagctgggaccatagtaacaaagcctaccatcagtaacacactacgccgccagggactcaaatcctgcagtgccagacgtgtccccctgcttaagccagtacatgtccaggcatgtaccagcaacagtgtgtgaaaacacacaaagtattgagataaagttttgttattgaccaaatacttattttccaccataatttgcaaataaattcattaaaaatcctacaatgtgattttctggatttttttcttctcattttgtctgtcatagttgaagtgtacctatgatgaacattacaggcctctcatctttttaagtgggagaacttgcacaattggtggctgactaaatacttttttgccccactgtgtgtgtgtgtgtgtgtgtgtgtgtgtattatatatatatatatacacaaataaagttgaaaaatatatatcgagcacacagccatgcaatctccatagacaaacactggcagtagaaaggccttactgaagagctcaatgacttggcgtagtcataggatgccacctttccaataagtctGTTTGTCAAATTTCTATCCTGCCAACTGTAAGaactgttattgtaaagtggcaACATCTAAAGCAGCAATGGCTTAgcagtaggccacacaagctttcCTGATTGCCCAACATCGTtgtccaacctcactaatgcccttgtagctgaatggatgcaagtccctgcatcaatgttccaacacctcttttctctgtatacagtgccttgcgaaagtattcggcccccttgaactttgcgaccttttgccacatttcaggcttcaaacaaagataaaactgtatttttttgtgaagaatcaacaagtgggacacaatcatgaagtggaacgacatttattggatatttcaaacttttttaacaaatcaaaaactgaaaaattgggcgtgcaaaattattcagcccctttactttcagtgcagcaaactctctccagaagttcagtgaggatctctgaatgatccaatgttgacctaaattactaatgatgataaatacaatccacctgtgtgtaatcaagtctccgtataaatgcacctgcactgtgatagtctcagaggtccattaaaagcgcagagagcatcatgaagaacaaggaacacaccaggcaggtccgagatactgttgtgaagatttggatacaaaaagatttcccaagctttaaacatcccaaggagcactgtgcaagcgataatattgaaatggaaggagtatcagaccactgcaaatctaccaagacctggctgtccctttaaactttcagctcatacaaggagaagactgatcagagatgcagccaagaggcccatgatcactctggatgaactgcagagatctacagctgaggtgggagactctgtccataggacaacaatccagtcagtcgtatattgcacaaatctggcctttatggaagagtggcaagaagaaagccatttcttaaagatatccataaaacgtgttgtttaaagtttgccacaagccacctgggagacacaccaaacatgtggaagaaggtgctctggtcagatgaaaccaaaattgaactttttggcaacaatgcaaaacgttatgtttggcataaaagcaacacagctgaacacaccatccccactgtcaaacatggtggtggcagcatcatgttttgggcctgcttttcttcagcagggacagggaagatggttaaaattgatgggaagatggatggagccaaatacaggaccattctggaagaaaacctgatggagtctgcaaaagacctgagactgggacggagatttgtcttccaacaagacaatgatccaaaacataaagcaaaatctacaatggaatggttcaaaaataaacatatccaggtgttagaatggccaagtccaaagtccagacctgaatccaatcgagaatctgtggaaagaactgaaaactgctgttcacaaatgctctccatccaacctcactgagctcgagctgttttgcaaggaggaatgggaaaaaaattcagtctctcgatgtgcaaaacttatagagacataccccaagcgacttacagctgtaatcgcagcaaaaggtggcgctacaaagtattaatttaagggggctgaataattttgcacgcccaatttttcagtttttgatttgttaaaaaagtttgaaatatccaatattgttgttgattcttcacaaaaagaatacagttttatatctttatgtttgaagcctgaaatgtggcaaacggtcgcaaagttcaagggggccgaatactttcgcaaggcactgtatatatcaatgtcgtcgctcttgctgctggcgattctgatccacctctacgcagacaaaaccattctgtatacatctggcccttctttggacacttaacaaacctccaaacaagcttcaatgccatacaatactccttccgttgcctccaactgcttttaaacgctagtaaaactaaacgcatgttcttcaaccgattgctgcccgcacctgcccgcccgacaaGCATCGCTACCATGGACGGTtcggacttagaatatgtggataactacaaatacctaggtgtctggttagactgtaaactctccttccagactcacaataagcatctccaatcctaaattaaatctagaatcggcttcctatttcacaacacagcctccttcactcatgctgtcaaacatacccttgtaaaactgactatcctaccgatccttgacttcggtgatgtaatttacaaaatagcctccaacactctactcagcaaattggatgtagtctatcacagtaccatctTTTTTGTCACCATAGCCCCATATACTatacaccactgcgacttgtatgctctcgttggctggccctcgcaacatattcgtcgccaaacccactggatctatgtcatctacaagtcttttctaggtaaagcccagccttagctcactggtcaccatagcaacacccacccgtagaaagcgctccagcaggtatatttcactggtcatccccaaagccaacacctactttggccgcctttccttcctttcctctgctgtcaatgactggaaagatttgcaaaaaaaaattatCACTGAAGCCTTATaactccctctctaactttaagcatcagctgtccgagcagcttaccgatcactgtacacagacaatctgtaaatagcacacccaactacctcatccccatgttatcttatgctcttttgcaccccagtatctctacttgcacatctatcactccagtgttaatgctaagttgtaattatttcacctctatggcctatttattgccttaccttcctaatcgtactacatttgcacacactgtacatagatttgtttctattgtgttattgactgtaggtttgtttattccatgtgtaacttgtttttgtcgcactgctttgctttctcttggccaggtcgcaggtgtaaatgagaacctgttctcaattggcctaccaggttaaataaaaggtgaaatatttttttttaaatacataaaaattgagtgaaaaacattcccagaagagtggatgctgttatagcagcaaaggggggggggggacaaagtcCATATTAAATGCtagtgattttggaatgagatgttccaccagcatgtgtccacatactgtacatgaccaaaagtatgtggacaccctagggtcacgcactatttgtaaatgtataaataattattcaaaaacataaaatatccTCAAAccatctaaaaaatatatattttttaaaaataccGTGATATATGCTGGCCATATCGCACAGCCCTAGTTTGAAGATGCTAAAGTATTATACAGCCAACAAGAACCTCATATGAAGTGCCTGTCTGTTCGTCTATCTATCCGTCACTACAGTAAGTTCGGTTATAAAACGTGTTGGTAGCTAGCCAGCCTGCTTTCCATCTACCAGTCAAACAGCTGTCaaaaacgttagctagctaggttagtCAGCTTGTCAGTTATTGATTTATAGTAATGCAGTGGGAACAGCTAGTGGCTAGTTAACACAACAGCGTTCGCTTGCTTACCTTTGCCATTCTGCCAGGCTGTGTACCAAGACAGGCTGAGAAACGACGTGAAGAAAATGATAGCAGTGGCAACCGTTCCATTTCTGAGCCTCATCTCATTTCAGCGATTCTCTCAACGAAGCGCGGGGACCCCGGGGCCGGCGTGCCTCACTCACTGCCTTCAGGGGTTTCAATCCAGGCAGAGGTGCGTACATACAGTAACTCGCCTCGGGTAGGAAAGGAACTGAGGTTTGAGAAACTGGGCTGGCTTTAAAGGTGGATTTTGTCTTTCCTAATCGTTCCCGGTCTGTCGCAGTGACTTGTcgatctctttccctctcgcttgAGGGTGGCCAGTCACGAGGCAACCCTTCCTACACCGAGGCTTCTGCGCGTTCTACAATCTGAATCTCCCCGTGATGTGAGCATGGTCGGGCGGTATGCTTATTCACCTCCACTCAGTGGCAGTCACTGCACAAAATGATGGAGAAACGGAAGATTAAAGATCCTGAACCTTAGTGTTGACTGTACGCCTCCTTGAACTTGTGCACTCTGATGATTCTGGGGATGGCAAGAGTAAGCACAATCAACTGGTTTGACACGAAGAGAACATCTGCATTAATCTAGATATCGTTATTTTCTACTTATCAAAGTTAAGCAGCAAACACtggaaaaaaaaaatactaaCTTTCTCTCGTTACTGTAACTGGCACATTTAGAAGCTAGAGGGTAAGAGTTAAGGCCAGTCTTTTCTAGGAACCAGACCAATATGTGGTGGCTGTGCTTCTCCACAGACCTTAACTAGTATcgtatttacatttgagtcatttagaagGAGCTCTTATCCAAGATAAGGTTAAATAGATTCATTAAGACACTGACTTAGTTACACCTACAGTAGCGGCTGGCAGGCTAATACATAGCTAGCTACGGTACCTGTCTGATAAGACGCTGGCTACTGGCTGGTTATACTATTGACGCTTCTTGAACATGAAATGATTAGCTAGCGTTAGCTACGTGATAGATAGCTAAATGGCAGTATAACAATTAAAAACGACGTTTGCTACACTTACCCTATGTGTATTCTCGAAGTTGACCAAATTCGTGTTTTGTCACGAATAATCATTGATTGGGGGGAAAACTCCTTTATCTGCAAACAAATCTGTCAGGCAACGCCAGCGGTCTGCCAAGGCACGAGGCGCCGCCCACTCAAGACGCCGGTTGTTGCCGAGCATCAACACACCGCGAACTTGCGCAGCATTTATGGGATGCGCGAGTAAAACACACGCCTCTCTTTCAGCATCAAAATTACAAAATATACCGTTTGTCCCCAAAAAATGCTACCTTTTTTTATAACTAAATATATGAAGCACTACTTTAGGACTGATGGGTCGAGCATTTATTTTGCGGCCTATCATTTTTGTTTATGTCTAAAGAGCGCCACCGTGCGTTCATACGATCATTCTACAGCTGCTAGAGAAATATGCATCTTAAGCATTGCATAATTATGCAGAGCATACCTAAATTAAGTGACCTAATGATTTTAAAAAAATAGTGTTCTATCAGCTTTACTGGTAGAAAACACAAGCACCAATACACATAATGCTTCAAAGATACAGCGAGTGAAAGATTGGGAGGACATTTCAATTATTTGACCAAATCATTTGTATTATGTTCCCAACATTGCATGTACAGTTTTACAATCTATAACAATGTATCATTCAACTTCTGCTTTAGATCATGGAACAATCTATATCTACTTGTCTTTATAGTCACATTCTGTAGAAGCTTTCCCTTGAACTGTGGAAGCACTTTAATCAGTTAGTGCAAACTGGTTGATATGGGGGACATCTTAAATGTAGTTGTTACCTCTACATGCACCATGGTTAGACCACTCACACTCAGCCTAGAGAAGATCTAGATCTGAAAATCCCCACTCCCCATTTCTCTTCAAAAATATTCCAGAACTAGAGCTTTTAGATCCTCCCATTCTGTTATGTGTTTGAGTGGTGATGAATATGGTCTGAGGACAGCTGTTGTGGCACCTAGAGATGCTAACACACTGTCTTGTATTGGTACACGTGTGTCATATTTGGCACTGTGCAGTAAATTAATATAAACTGTGGATGAAGTTCCTCTCAGTAGGGTGTGGATTTGAAGTAGTCTTCCAGGGGGATGAGTGACACTCCTCCAACCCAATCCTGGAGCCAGACCTGTTTGAGCTCTAGCTTCATAAAGAACCAGTTGTGTCCCACTGGCCATTTCCGCATCACAGGGTGTCTGGAGGGAGAGGACAAAAGACAGCAttatacacacactaaacaagcAGGCTATGTGTAGTCCCTGACTTCATTACTGGTGAGAGACAATTggacagccaaacacacacagaacatgttCAGAGAGGACGAGTgataaacatgcacacacacctagAGAACATGGCCTCCTGGGCAAACTCCACCTCCTCTGGGCCCACTTCCACCATCTTGCCTGTCAGGGTCAGTCTGGCACAGCGTGGGTCTTCAGGATCATACACCTGCTGCCTGTGGGAACAGAGCACAATGTGTAACCATCACACACAGCAAGACTTGAAATGTGCCACTTCAACCTAGCACTGGGTGGGGACCCAAGGTTACCCACCCAAGAAAAGGAGGTGGGTGACACTCAGTCCTACCTGCAGAagtctccctctgcctctgaAAAGGTGAGAGAGGCAAATGGGAAGCTTCTCAGGTCTGCTACAGAGTTGTCCATCAGAGTGACGTAGAAGTAGACAACTCCTGTACTGTTGTCCATTGGGCCATCACTGACCGAGAAAATATTCCCAAAAGGAAGGCCCTTAATCTGAGGATACAAAATAAAGTTGTTATACACAGGTACATACATACAGGCTTCAGACTACCTGGCTCTGGTCTGAAAACAAGGCTTAATAGTACATTGAGTGCTAATGTGCTTCATGGAGCAATTGCAATGCTGAGGAGAGGGCACCTTAAGTAAGTCTACAAGCTTTACTGTACCTTGTCTTGAGTGGAAATGGTGGCGAGATGTCCCCAGTCGCTGTAGTGGGCCATGTATCTGGCGGTTCTCGCCGTCTCCTGATGTGGGGGAGGTGAGGGGGCACTGGCGGGCGCTTTCACCTCCTCCATCCGATAGGAGAACACCCTGGACGCAGATGACACGGGCGCTGCATCCTCCTTTTTCGATTTGACGGTTTCTTTGGGCTTCTCCGCACCATTTCGTAACACAGAGGGCGGCTATGCCTGTTTCCACAGCCCGCTGTTGTCCACTAGCAAAGCGGGGGCGACCTCCTCCTCGGAAACGGCGTCCAACTCTCCCTCCACCACGACATCGTTGGAGGCGACAGCCCAAGATACTGAGTTTCTGAGAGTGTAGCTCTCACAAAGGCACAGCAGCGCGGCAAATAATGCCAGGGAAAGATTATGTGACTTCATCAAACTGCTGGATATCTACTTTCCTTCTCGAGTTCGTCCTTCTGTCTAGGTGTGTGTTTACTGCCTCACGTGTATCTGTGGTGTTTTCATAACACAAGGCGAGGATTGGGCGGAGCCACAAGTTACACAATTGGTAGACGAGAATTGCCACAGCGCCACCCTCTGGTACGCCAAGGAATTATAGGGTGAACGTTGCCCTCCTTTCTATATTGAGAAATTCTCTCAGGCCAGAACTATTACTTTCCTACTCCTCTATGGTATTTTGCAATAGACATTGAACACGAGTCATACATGCTGCTTTAAATTTGTTTTGGCAAATGTTATATTTCTGTGCATTAATATTTCAGTGGTGCTTTCTAAAGATGTATATTTGCTTTGAATATACCCCAAATAGTTTTGAAATGAAATACTTTAACTGCTCTGTTAGTGTGGTCAGCAAAAATAAAATGACAGaaaacatttgtatttgtattattCATCATAAACAATTAGAGATAAATAGTTAGAACAACACTGGGGCATTTAGTCACATACATAAGCATTTATTATTTTCATAAATATCTTAAACATGATTTATTTCTGAGATATAATTAAAATGTTATTCCAACAATATATCAATAATATTTTCCCCATCTCTAACATAAGCCCAGAGTTTGGGACAAAAATATGTTTGGATCAAAaccaagagagacagaaaaagaattCAGAGATAGTGAACCATTCTACATCATAGTCATCCCACACGCAAACATACAATACAAAAAAATGTCACAAACAAAGCAAGCCTGTACATTCAAGGGAAGCCGATTTTACAGCTTACCTATAGCTTTTGCTTCCAAGGTCAATTAAATTCCACTTCAATGAACTCAACATCTCACTTTGTCCTTCACTCGCGCTACATTCCCATCACTACTGTTGttgctgtttctctccctctgtcttgctCCGTCTCTACCACTCTCACAACTTGCAATTGAgccattttagcagacactcttgcCTATAGCAACTAAAAATAAGTGCATTTAAATAAGgaactccccctatctctctctgtatctttctttctttctttctttctttctttctttctttctttctttctttctttatttctttctttctcattctATCAGTCCATGGTCTTGTCATTCCAGGCCATTGACTTCCTCTTGGCCAGTTCCATCCAAGATGGCTGCCCCCCACTGTCAGAGATGGTCTGCAGGGGGGATGATGACGAAGGTGATGATGAAGGAGATGACGACGTTGCCATGTTCTTTCTCAGCCATTTGTGCTCTCTgtctgcatgcctgcctgccACTTTGGTTGGGCTTGATTCTGAGAGAGGAAGACATAGAGATGGTAATGACAATAGAAATTAATAAGATCTTAACTATGCACAACCATAGCAACATTTATAGAATGTTATAACTATAACATATAATTCAGTCGTTTTTTCAACCTATCCTATTTCATTAACATCTCTGTACCTGGCCTCCCATCAAGTTTAGCAACTTTAGTGTTTCTGTGAGTGGGTGGCGTTTTGGAAGGAGCAGCAGATTCAGCTGTGGGCTGAGACTCAGGTGGGGTCCTCGTTCTCCTGAGCTCCACCTGTAtgggggaggagagtgagagtgaaATTAAACTCTGTTTGTTTGACACCTCTGTTCTCAGAGGATGTGTGAATGAAGTGGTTACCTTGCTCCCAGCAGGAGGAGTCCACTCCGCCCGTTTCTCCAGAAAGGCTGCCCTCCCTCCCACAGTCCCTGGCCTGTCCCGGTCCACCCACTTCTCTGTTGGCACAGCCGCCTCCTCACTCTTCCCCTGGAGGACAAGGGTCCTGTCACCTCTCCCTAGTGCTGGGACTGTAGCTTGGACTGGGGCTGGGTTTGTTGTTGGGGCTAAGGCTGGTTTGGGCTGAGGGGTAGGGTTGTGACCTCGTGTGATCCAGGGGGGCTGGCTGGGTGTGGAGCTTGGGCTTGAAGAGAGGGAAGACGAGGCCAGGGGCTGAGTGGAAGTGGCACCTATTGGGGCAGATCGTAGTGTGGCTTGGGCTTGGGTCTGTGGAGTGGAGCGCAGGGTGTGCTGGGTTGCTCGTATGTTGGACGGTGAGGTCACCCGAGACACAGAACTCAGGGTAGATTGTGCTAGCGGTTGAGGGGCGGTGGTTGGTTGTGCTGCCCAAGTGTTGGTTTGGTTTGACACATGTGTTGATGGTTTTGTGTTCTGTGTTGATGGTTGAGTCACTGTCtttggttgtgttgtgttctgtgtctgTGGTGTTTTGTCAGTCTGCTGTTGTTTTGTggtctgtgtgggtgtttgtgctGCTGTCTGTGGTGGTTGTGCTGAATTATGTGACTGCAGAGGTTTAGCAGTCAGGGGTTGCATTGGGGTCTGTGATTGTGGTTGTGCTGCGGTCTGAGCCTGTGGTGGCATTGTcgtctgtgtctgtggttgtgttGCATTCTGTCTCTGAGTTTGTGTCATGATCTGAGCCAGTGACGACgtctgtggttgtgttgtggtctgaCATTGCGGTTGAGTTGGGGACTGCATGCCAGTGAACTCTCTGGGTAGACTGCTGGTGAAGAGCTGCTGGAGGCCCCTGGTCTTCCCCCATGCCATGCTCATCCAGGATACGGTAGCCTTGGGGGGCGCCTGGGGGCCAGTCGTGGGGTCCTGAGTGGCTGAGGAGGTAGTGTGGGCTTCCATGGCTGGGACAGGGGTGGTTTGGACCACCTTAGGGAAAGCTGGGGTGGTTTGGGCCTCTTTAGTGGGAGGTGAGGGGGTAGGCTGGGCTGAGGTTACTGTAGACATGGGGTTAGACACATTCACATGATGACACATAGTACTGTGATGGTGTTACAACAAGCACAATGTTCCCTCAGAGGAATAAGTCTTTATCATTCTGGTGTAACCTGCCATTTTTATTCTAGTGTAGCATATCTCCTTCGTTGGTTAACTCCCTTGATAGCATAGAGATGATATATTCTGTAGAAGTGTAGCTTGGGGACAAAGTCCAGCACTGACATCCCTATCCAGCAAATGCatgataataatactgtatattatgtTCATTATTTACCCACATGGCTCACCTGCTTCTCTGAGGGAGCCGGCTCTCCCCCTGGGTGAAGACAGTGTTGTTGGGGCATCCCAGGTATTTGTATGGAGCTTTTTGGGCATTGAGTTGGTTGGTGGGGTGTCCTGTAGCCCCTCAAGCCCGGTGGGTTTTGAGGAAAGGGTGTAAGGGGTAAGAGGGAGAGCACCCACCTCCTGACTTTGACGGTTAATCTTGAGATCTGATTGGCTGGTGGCTGACTCCGCCCGGACCTTcagagagagataggtggagCGAAGCTTCACGCCAAATGCCgatttcccctcttcctcctcttcctgtgcTTCCTCCTTTGCTTCCACtgcctcctctactccctccctgctctcctcctccacctcctccccttccAAGACTTTCTCCCCGATATCGCTGGCAGTCAACTCCTCTTCTTTGGGCTTGGCTCCCTCTTGCCTGCCCCCATGCTGGTCCTGCCCCCTCTGGCTGGCGTTTGAGGAGATCAACTTAAcctctgtccccttctccctcccctccctcttcgccccagccccagcctgctCCACCACTCCCAATAAACCACCACTTCCCATCCTGGGTCTCTCCCGCTCCCTGGCAGAGTTGATGGAGATGCGGAAGGATCCAGAGACTGGCCTTGGCTCTGCCTGACCTGCGTCCTCCGGCCCAGCAGGTGGCTCTGTGGTACTCTGACCAGCAGCCACAGCCTCTGGCTTCCACCTCAGAGAGGATGTTCTGAGATCCACCACTGAGGCCAGGCTAACTGCGGGCTGGGCGGCCGGGACTGGGTTTTCTTTGGTGCTACCCTCGGTGCTGGGGGTTGaatctttcacaccactcttgCTCAGGATGTCCCTCTTGGtttgggatggggctgagggcTTGGGGTCTCCCAGGGACAGTTTCAGGGTCTGCTGTTGTGGAGTGTATCTCAGGTCCTGTACTGTGGTCACAGAGGAGGACTGTGGCTGTTTGCCTGGCACAATTTCCACTGGTCTCAGAGCAACCCCAGGATGCGGCTGCTCCTGTGGAGAGGGCTTGCAGGGGAGGGTTGGGGTGGAGGGGAAGGTTTTTGGGAACCCCTCAGCCTCTGTGGGACCAGACTTAAGGGGTGTCAGCTCTGGGGGTGCAGTGGGGGTGGTCAACCCCTCCAACTTTTGGATCTGGGTAGAGTGAGAACGTAAACGTGTTTTACCCCCAGTAATAGCAggcccgtcctcttcctcctctgtcaAGGGCCGGTCAAAGTTGTTAAGACTCTCTGAGCGTGGTCTCGATTCAGtctgaagagagcgagagagagagagagagagagagagagagcaagacagagagacagacagatcatCGAGCAATAGTGTATCCAGTATTTTGATCTTTCCTAAGCCTTCCTCTGTG
Coding sequences within:
- the LOC139380597 gene encoding protein CREG2-like, with the protein product MEEVKAPASAPSPPPHQETARTARYMAHYSDWGHLATISTQDKIKGLPFGNIFSVSDGPMDNSTGVVYFYVTLMDNSVADLRSFPFASLTFSEAEGDFCRQQVYDPEDPRCARLTLTGKMVEVGPEEVEFAQEAMFSRHPVMRKWPVGHNWFFMKLELKQVWLQDWVGGVSLIPLEDYFKSTPY
- the LOC139380379 gene encoding CRACD-like protein, whose protein sequence is MESFAGDAEGSADDLTGGKRKSKLKTLKTRLFGRSKRETQLSQSAGDVTEAEGLGSAEHLCSGVLGSRALSHDSIFLADQDLSSPEQPRVLSQENVQGRIKELQMKLQQQNMRLGPSPMVLPIKRPEDLGGSSEDDGLPHSPPEISMGDHRHPRGASYKFPAPPRHHSSLSLAGIGSEEEEQATSQPLSHPLSPMLKPPLTNFVHPTPSAPLSAFSPASPALDFSTPAQFTPSLDNSAARHRMSIKPRNQRASAKNKRLTMTESRPRSESLNNFDRPLTEEEEDGPAITGGKTRLRSHSTQIQKLEGLTTPTAPPELTPLKSGPTEAEGFPKTFPSTPTLPCKPSPQEQPHPGVALRPVEIVPGKQPQSSSVTTVQDLRYTPQQQTLKLSLGDPKPSAPSQTKRDILSKSGVKDSTPSTEGSTKENPVPAAQPAVSLASVVDLRTSSLRWKPEAVAAGQSTTEPPAGPEDAGQAEPRPVSGSFRISINSARERERPRMGSGGLLGVVEQAGAGAKREGREKGTEVKLISSNASQRGQDQHGGRQEGAKPKEEELTASDIGEKVLEGEEVEEESREGVEEAVEAKEEAQEEEEEGKSAFGVKLRSTYLSLKVRAESATSQSDLKINRQSQEVGALPLTPYTLSSKPTGLEGLQDTPPTNSMPKKLHTNTWDAPTTLSSPRGRAGSLREAVTSAQPTPSPPTKEAQTTPAFPKVVQTTPVPAMEAHTTSSATQDPTTGPQAPPKATVSWMSMAWGKTRGLQQLFTSSLPREFTGMQSPTQPQCQTTTQPQTSSLAQIMTQTQRQNATQPQTQTTMPPQAQTAAQPQSQTPMQPLTAKPLQSHNSAQPPQTAAQTPTQTTKQQQTDKTPQTQNTTQPKTVTQPSTQNTKPSTHVSNQTNTWAAQPTTAPQPLAQSTLSSVSRVTSPSNIRATQHTLRSTPQTQAQATLRSAPIGATSTQPLASSSLSSSPSSTPSQPPWITRGHNPTPQPKPALAPTTNPAPVQATVPALGRGDRTLVLQGKSEEAAVPTEKWVDRDRPGTVGGRAAFLEKRAEWTPPAGSKVELRRTRTPPESQPTAESAAPSKTPPTHRNTKVAKLDGRPESSPTKVAGRHADREHKWLRKNMATSSSPSSSPSSSSPLQTISDSGGQPSWMELAKRKSMAWNDKTMD